The following proteins are co-located in the Myxococcus fulvus genome:
- a CDS encoding hybrid sensor histidine kinase/response regulator, translated as MSDIGTEERPLRLLLVEDNPGDALLLQEELREVTTTRFEVLHVERLADAVRLVSEGPPVDAVLLDLSLPDGHGLGNIPPLLQAAPSVPLVVLTGTDDERLAVRAVHEGAQDYLVKGQVSGPLLVRALRYAIERKRVEEGLKREEAARRTATFREQFLGILGHDLRNPLQAIAGNASLLLRHGGLSEPQRKAINRISISADRMARMINDLLDFTRTRLGAGYVLERARMNLHEVLRQVVEELEVAHPRRQFELSLAGNGWGDWDADRIAQAASNLVGNAVQYSPEDTVVRVTVADAEGGVRVEVHNWGLPIPAERLGTIFDPFGRAQDKRSAQRNGLGLGLYITHEIVRAHGGLLGVSSSAQEGTAFWLSLPRQFVVEE; from the coding sequence ATGAGTGACATCGGCACCGAGGAGCGCCCGCTGCGGCTGTTGCTGGTGGAGGACAACCCGGGCGACGCGCTCCTCCTCCAGGAGGAGCTGCGCGAGGTCACCACCACGCGCTTCGAGGTGCTCCACGTCGAGCGCCTGGCGGACGCGGTGCGCCTGGTGAGCGAGGGGCCGCCGGTGGACGCGGTGCTGCTGGACTTGTCGCTGCCGGACGGGCACGGGCTGGGCAACATCCCGCCGCTGCTCCAGGCCGCGCCGTCGGTGCCGCTGGTGGTGCTCACCGGCACGGACGACGAGCGCCTGGCGGTGCGCGCGGTGCACGAGGGCGCGCAGGACTACCTGGTGAAGGGCCAGGTGTCCGGCCCGCTGCTGGTGCGCGCGCTCCGGTACGCCATCGAGCGCAAGCGGGTGGAGGAGGGCCTCAAGCGCGAGGAGGCCGCGCGGCGCACGGCGACGTTCCGCGAGCAGTTCCTCGGCATCCTCGGTCATGATTTGCGAAACCCCCTGCAGGCCATCGCCGGCAACGCGTCGCTGCTCTTGCGCCACGGGGGCTTGAGCGAGCCGCAGCGCAAGGCCATCAACCGCATCTCCATCTCCGCGGACCGCATGGCGCGGATGATCAACGACCTGCTCGACTTCACGCGCACGCGGCTGGGCGCGGGGTACGTGCTGGAGCGGGCGCGGATGAACCTGCACGAGGTGCTGCGGCAGGTGGTGGAGGAGCTGGAGGTGGCGCACCCGCGCCGCCAGTTCGAGCTGTCGCTCGCGGGCAACGGCTGGGGGGACTGGGACGCGGACCGCATCGCCCAGGCGGCGTCGAACCTGGTGGGCAACGCCGTGCAGTACTCCCCGGAGGACACCGTCGTGCGCGTGACGGTGGCGGACGCGGAGGGCGGCGTGCGGGTGGAGGTCCACAACTGGGGCCTGCCCATCCCCGCCGAGCGCCTGGGCACCATCTTCGACCCCTTCGGCCGCGCGCAGGACAAGCGCAGCGCGCAGCGCAACGGCCTGGGCCTGGGGCTCTACATCACCCACGAAATCGTCCGGGCCCACGGGGGCCTGTTGGGCGTGTCGTCCTCCGCCCAGGAGGGGACGGCCTTCTGGCTGAGCCTGCCGCGCCAGTTCGTCGTCGAGGAGTGA
- a CDS encoding GAF domain-containing protein: protein MSPSHPSPEAPVPTVDLTPGALSLQVLESLPQLVWMTRPDGHHVYFNRRWYEYTGLTPEQALGDGWRRVFHPEDAQEAGRRWAHSLATGEPYEVEFRCRRHDGAWRWMLARASPLRDAKGDILQWFGTTTDIEDPKRASESMRFLAEAGALLSSSALDLDDTLALLAKLAVPQLADWCAVELVEEDGGTRQVAVAHVDPSRLRLAEEVRVRYPPREDDPNGVLAVIRTGRPVLLESVSNDVLALAARDAEHLRFLEELGLRSAMLIPLKARGRILGALTLVTAESSRCFGRADLELGEQLASRAALSVDTARLYREAQASLRRSQEERRTAQTLLRIGETLSSELDPGVLVQRITDETVALTGAGFGAFFENRVDERGESYLLYTLSGAPRESFAHLPMPRNTAVFGPTFRGEGSRLYDDVTRHPDYGRSAPYHGMPQGHLPVRSYLAVSVKSRSGEILGGLFFGHAEPGRFREEHARLVEGVASQAAVALDNARLFRDARRAEERFRSLVTATAQAVWVTRPDGFIEEDSPSWREYTGQSYDEWKGTGWLDAVHPEDREAASRAWTAAVTDVKPYEVEYRLRRPDGTYSPTLARAVPVLHSDGTLREWVGTNTDMTAQRRVEEGLRRLDREQVARRLEALRAEMSGALAKEGSVADILQGCAEALVRHLDAQVARLWLYSRSSAMLELVGNAGVSAPPREKWARVAVHGTSLVAEVARTREQVWVDKMEHDARVLDPTWIRETGLRSFAGIPLVVRGQLVGVMGLYSKTVLGEDKVASLAAVADALAQGLERRRAEDSLRLRAKELARSNEELQQFAYVASHDLQEPLRMVAGYTQLLARRYQGKLDAEADTFIHYAVDGVTRMQRLIQDLLTYSRVGTQGREPRAVDAGRAVERARANLQVALQESGATLEISSLPTVLADETQLVQLFQNLIGNALKFHGAAPPRVEVAAEVKGTEARFTVRDWGIGIDAQDFERVFVIFQRLHGKESFAGTGIGLAICKKIVERLGGRIGVESKVGEGSTFWFTLPLAPSVPASSEVSS from the coding sequence GGGGGAGCCCTACGAGGTGGAGTTCCGCTGCCGGCGCCATGACGGGGCCTGGCGGTGGATGCTCGCCCGCGCCAGCCCCCTGCGCGACGCGAAGGGCGACATCCTCCAGTGGTTCGGCACCACCACGGACATCGAGGATCCCAAGCGCGCCTCGGAGTCCATGCGCTTCCTGGCGGAGGCGGGGGCGCTGTTGTCCTCGTCCGCGCTCGATTTGGACGACACGCTGGCGCTGCTGGCGAAGCTGGCGGTGCCGCAGCTGGCGGACTGGTGCGCGGTGGAGCTGGTGGAGGAGGACGGCGGCACCCGCCAGGTGGCGGTGGCGCACGTGGACCCCAGCCGCCTGCGGCTGGCCGAGGAGGTGCGGGTGCGCTACCCGCCCCGCGAGGACGACCCGAACGGCGTGCTGGCCGTCATCCGCACGGGCAGGCCGGTGCTCCTGGAGTCCGTCTCCAACGACGTGCTGGCGCTGGCGGCGCGGGACGCGGAGCACCTGCGCTTCCTGGAGGAGCTGGGCCTGCGCTCGGCGATGCTCATCCCCCTGAAGGCGCGCGGCCGCATCCTGGGCGCGCTCACGCTGGTGACGGCCGAGTCCAGCCGGTGCTTCGGACGGGCGGACCTGGAGTTGGGCGAGCAGCTCGCGTCGCGCGCAGCGCTGTCGGTGGACACCGCGCGCCTGTACCGCGAGGCCCAGGCCTCGCTGCGCCGCAGCCAGGAGGAGCGCCGCACCGCGCAGACGCTCCTGCGCATCGGCGAGACGCTGTCGTCGGAGCTGGACCCAGGGGTGCTGGTCCAGCGCATCACCGACGAGACGGTGGCCCTCACCGGCGCGGGCTTCGGCGCCTTCTTCGAGAACCGCGTGGACGAGCGGGGCGAGTCCTACCTGCTCTACACGCTGTCGGGCGCGCCCCGGGAGTCCTTCGCCCACCTGCCCATGCCGCGCAACACCGCCGTCTTCGGCCCCACCTTCCGGGGCGAGGGCTCGCGGCTGTACGACGACGTGACGCGCCACCCCGACTACGGCAGGAGCGCCCCGTACCACGGCATGCCCCAGGGGCACCTGCCGGTGAGGAGCTACCTGGCGGTGTCGGTGAAGAGCCGCTCCGGGGAGATTCTCGGCGGGCTGTTCTTCGGACACGCGGAGCCGGGGCGCTTCCGTGAGGAGCACGCGCGGCTGGTGGAGGGCGTGGCGTCCCAGGCCGCGGTGGCGCTGGACAACGCGCGCCTGTTCCGCGACGCACGCCGGGCCGAGGAGCGCTTCCGCTCGCTCGTCACCGCCACCGCGCAGGCGGTGTGGGTGACGCGGCCGGACGGGTTCATCGAGGAGGACAGCCCCTCCTGGCGCGAGTACACCGGCCAGTCGTACGACGAATGGAAGGGCACCGGCTGGCTGGACGCCGTGCACCCCGAGGACCGGGAGGCGGCCAGCCGCGCGTGGACGGCGGCGGTGACGGACGTGAAGCCGTACGAGGTCGAATACCGGCTGCGTCGTCCGGACGGGACGTACTCGCCCACGCTGGCGCGCGCGGTGCCGGTGCTGCACTCGGACGGCACGCTGCGCGAGTGGGTGGGCACCAACACGGACATGACGGCCCAGCGCCGCGTGGAGGAGGGCCTGCGCCGGCTGGACCGCGAGCAGGTGGCCCGCAGGCTGGAGGCGCTGCGCGCGGAGATGAGCGGCGCCCTGGCGAAGGAGGGCTCCGTCGCCGACATCCTCCAGGGCTGCGCGGAGGCGCTGGTGCGCCACCTGGACGCGCAGGTGGCCCGGCTGTGGCTGTACTCGCGCAGCTCCGCCATGTTGGAGCTGGTGGGCAACGCGGGCGTGTCCGCGCCGCCGCGCGAGAAGTGGGCGCGCGTGGCGGTGCACGGCACCAGCCTGGTGGCGGAGGTGGCCCGCACGCGCGAGCAGGTCTGGGTGGACAAGATGGAGCACGACGCGCGGGTGCTGGACCCGACGTGGATTCGCGAGACGGGGCTGCGCTCGTTCGCGGGCATCCCCCTGGTGGTGCGCGGGCAGCTGGTGGGCGTGATGGGGCTCTACAGCAAGACGGTGCTGGGCGAGGACAAGGTGGCGTCGCTGGCGGCGGTGGCGGACGCGCTCGCGCAGGGGCTGGAGCGCCGGCGCGCGGAGGACTCGCTGCGGCTGCGCGCCAAGGAGCTGGCCCGCTCCAACGAGGAGCTCCAGCAGTTCGCCTACGTGGCCTCGCACGACCTGCAGGAGCCGCTGCGCATGGTGGCCGGCTACACGCAGCTGCTCGCGCGGCGCTACCAGGGCAAGCTGGACGCGGAGGCGGACACCTTCATCCACTACGCGGTGGACGGCGTCACGCGCATGCAGCGGCTCATCCAGGATTTGCTGACGTACTCGCGCGTGGGCACGCAGGGCCGCGAGCCGCGCGCGGTGGACGCGGGGCGCGCGGTGGAGCGGGCGCGGGCCAACCTCCAGGTGGCGCTGCAGGAGTCGGGCGCCACGCTCGAGATAAGCTCCTTGCCCACGGTGCTCGCGGACGAGACGCAGCTGGTGCAGCTGTTCCAGAACCTCATCGGCAACGCGCTCAAGTTCCACGGGGCCGCGCCGCCCCGGGTGGAGGTGGCCGCGGAGGTGAAGGGCACGGAGGCGCGCTTCACGGTGAGGGACTGGGGCATCGGCATCGACGCGCAGGACTTCGAGCGCGTCTTCGTCATCTTCCAGCGCCTGCACGGCAAGGAGTCGTTCGCCGGGACGGGCATCGGGCTGGCCATCTGCAAGAAAATCGTGGAGCGTCTGGGAGGTCGCATCGGCGTGGAGTCCAAGGTGGGCGAGGGCAGCACGTTCTGGTTCACCCTGCCGCTGGCGCCGTCGGTGCCCGCGTCTTCCGAGGTGTCGTCATGA